A DNA window from Engystomops pustulosus chromosome 6, aEngPut4.maternal, whole genome shotgun sequence contains the following coding sequences:
- the MSANTD2 gene encoding myb/SANT-like DNA-binding domain-containing protein 2 isoform X1, whose amino-acid sequence MAAPCNSELPSEASSCLKIPKSEVLSPPSPGLSDGNRSLSNPSTPSRSSPLSAGVTGGGAAPAGLSGASPSVSFSTACRGMSWTPAETNALIAVWGNERLVEARYQQLEGAGTIFGTKAPGPAMYDRVSRALAELGYERTPSQCRERMKTLRRCYSRVKERGIGKRKSSYTFEQLERVFGQGGWDTQPCQPVLINSSGLYQEMESDGSTMEDYSQEDWGNHSQEIQGFPGEDLGVEKANISYLTPAPYHNTDELHAQGELPCGVFSGGNEAVEEIGKRSEEPVPWVVQKQPVPCPPNDEEIAVPKRPPKNREPAEDIQKREILQTIMHILESVQLKWELFQSWTDFSRLHLSNKLAIFGIGYNTRWKEDIRYHYAEISSQVPLGKRLREYFNPEKPEGRVVMTRVQKMNWKNVYYKFLEITISEARCLELHMETDWIPIAHSKPIGGDIVQYLLPGGIPKCPGLYAIGYEELRSKPDNAVVDLVNDGNCESPAGHASKSDPVTPKINYCYLGIAESITLQQCLFFHFQSTIKNQSKEWASINGFLAQNCKVEPGVSPKTIYIKFVEVERDFLSAGSLVECLEKAIGYPLKFNK is encoded by the exons atggcggcgccctgtaaTTCGGAGCTTCCGTCCGAGGCTTCGTCTTGTCTAAAAATCCCGAAGAGCGAGGTTTTATCGCCGCCCTCCCCGGGGCTCAGCGATGGGAACCGCTCTTTGTCCAACCCGTCCACCCCAAGCCGTTCATCCCCTCTCAGCGCCGGTGTGACAGGCGGCGGGGCGGCCCCGGCGGGCCTGAGCGGGGCCTCCCCCTCCGTGTCCTTCTCCACAGCCTGCCGCGGCATGTCCTGGACCCCGGCCGAGACCAACGCACTCATCGCCGTGTGGGGGAACGAGAGGCTGGTGGAGGCGCGGTACCAGCAGCTCGAGGGCGCCGGTACCATCTTCGGGACCAAGGCGCCCGGGCCCGCCATGTACGACCGGGTGTCCCGGGCCCTGGCAGAGCTTGGCTATGAGCGCACCCCAAGCCAGTGCCGGGAGCGAATGAAG ACTCTCCGGAGATGCTACAGTCGTGTAAAAGAGCGTGGTATTGGCAAGAGGAAGAGTAGCTACACATTTGAGCAGCTGGAACGGGTTTTTGGACAAGGGGGTTGGGATACCCAGCCCTGTCAACCAGTGCTCATTAACAGTAGTGGCTTGTAccaggaaatggagtctgatggCAGCACCATGGAGGACTACTCTCAGGAGGACTGGGGGAACCACAGCCAGGAGATCCAGGGCTTTCCTGGGGAGGATTTGG GGGTAGAAAAGGCTAACATTTCATACTTGACACCTGCTCCATACCACAATACCGATGAGCTTCATGCACAAGGAGAGCTGCCGTGTGGAGTCTTCAGTGGAGGCAATGAGGCAGTGGAAGAAATTGGGAAGAGGTCGGAGGAGCCAG taCCTTGGGTGGTCCAGAAGCAGCCTGTGCCTTGTCCCCCTAATGACG aagaaaTTGCTGTTCCTAAAAGACCTCCAAAGAATAGAGAGCCTGCTGAAGATATACA AAAAAGAGAAATACTGCAGACCATCATGCACATCTTAGAGTCCGTCCAGCTTAAATGGGAGCTTTTTCAAAGCTGGACAGATTTCTCAAGGTTGCACCTCTCAAACAAACTGGCAATATTTGGCATTGGATACAACACTCGGTGGAAAGAGGATATTCGATATCATTATGCAGAAATCAGTTCACAGGTTCCACTTGGAAAGCGACTGCGTGAGTACTTCAATCCTGAGAAGCCGGAGGGGCGGGTGGTTATGACCAGAGTACAGAAAATGAATTGGAAAAATGTGTATTATAAGTTTCTGGAAATTACCATCAGCGAAGCTCGGTGTCTTGAACTGCATATGGAGACCGACTGGATTCCTATAGCTCACTCAAAGCCTATCGGTGGAGACATAGTTCAGTACCTCCTACCTGGTGGGATTCCCAAATGTCCAGGTCTTTATGCCATTGGATACGAGGAACTAAGGAGCAAACCTGACAATGCAGTAGTTGATTTAGTTAATGATGGTAACTGTGAGTCTCCGGCGGGACATGCCTCGAAATCTGATCCAGTAactcctaaaatcaactattgTTATCTAGGTATTGCCGAAAGCATAACGTTACAGCAGTGCTTGTTCTTTCATTTCCAGTCCACCATCAAGAACCAAAGCAAAGAGTGGGCAAGTATCAATGGATTTTTAGCACAGAACTGTAAGGTGGAGCCTGGGGTATCCCCAAAAACCATCTACATCAAGTTTGTTGAGGTAGAGAGAGATTTTCTTTCTGCTGGGTCTTTAGTAGAGTGCCTGGAAAAAGCCATTGGTTACCCATTAAAGTTCAACAAATGA
- the MSANTD2 gene encoding myb/SANT-like DNA-binding domain-containing protein 2 isoform X3, whose protein sequence is MAAPCNSELPSEASSCLKIPKSEVLSPPSPGLSDGNRSLSNPSTPSRSSPLSAGVTGGGAAPAGLSGASPSVSFSTACRGMSWTPAETNALIAVWGNERLVEARYQQLEGAGTIFGTKAPGPAMYDRVSRALAELGYERTPSQCRERMKTLRRCYSRVKERGIGKRKSSYTFEQLERVFGQGGWDTQPCQPVLINSSGLYQEMESDGSTMEDYSQEDWGNHSQEIQGFPGEDLVPWVVQKQPVPCPPNDEEIAVPKRPPKNREPAEDIQKREILQTIMHILESVQLKWELFQSWTDFSRLHLSNKLAIFGIGYNTRWKEDIRYHYAEISSQVPLGKRLREYFNPEKPEGRVVMTRVQKMNWKNVYYKFLEITISEARCLELHMETDWIPIAHSKPIGGDIVQYLLPGGIPKCPGLYAIGYEELRSKPDNAVVDLVNDGNCESPAGHASKSDPVTPKINYCYLGIAESITLQQCLFFHFQSTIKNQSKEWASINGFLAQNCKVEPGVSPKTIYIKFVEVERDFLSAGSLVECLEKAIGYPLKFNK, encoded by the exons atggcggcgccctgtaaTTCGGAGCTTCCGTCCGAGGCTTCGTCTTGTCTAAAAATCCCGAAGAGCGAGGTTTTATCGCCGCCCTCCCCGGGGCTCAGCGATGGGAACCGCTCTTTGTCCAACCCGTCCACCCCAAGCCGTTCATCCCCTCTCAGCGCCGGTGTGACAGGCGGCGGGGCGGCCCCGGCGGGCCTGAGCGGGGCCTCCCCCTCCGTGTCCTTCTCCACAGCCTGCCGCGGCATGTCCTGGACCCCGGCCGAGACCAACGCACTCATCGCCGTGTGGGGGAACGAGAGGCTGGTGGAGGCGCGGTACCAGCAGCTCGAGGGCGCCGGTACCATCTTCGGGACCAAGGCGCCCGGGCCCGCCATGTACGACCGGGTGTCCCGGGCCCTGGCAGAGCTTGGCTATGAGCGCACCCCAAGCCAGTGCCGGGAGCGAATGAAG ACTCTCCGGAGATGCTACAGTCGTGTAAAAGAGCGTGGTATTGGCAAGAGGAAGAGTAGCTACACATTTGAGCAGCTGGAACGGGTTTTTGGACAAGGGGGTTGGGATACCCAGCCCTGTCAACCAGTGCTCATTAACAGTAGTGGCTTGTAccaggaaatggagtctgatggCAGCACCATGGAGGACTACTCTCAGGAGGACTGGGGGAACCACAGCCAGGAGATCCAGGGCTTTCCTGGGGAGGATTTGG taCCTTGGGTGGTCCAGAAGCAGCCTGTGCCTTGTCCCCCTAATGACG aagaaaTTGCTGTTCCTAAAAGACCTCCAAAGAATAGAGAGCCTGCTGAAGATATACA AAAAAGAGAAATACTGCAGACCATCATGCACATCTTAGAGTCCGTCCAGCTTAAATGGGAGCTTTTTCAAAGCTGGACAGATTTCTCAAGGTTGCACCTCTCAAACAAACTGGCAATATTTGGCATTGGATACAACACTCGGTGGAAAGAGGATATTCGATATCATTATGCAGAAATCAGTTCACAGGTTCCACTTGGAAAGCGACTGCGTGAGTACTTCAATCCTGAGAAGCCGGAGGGGCGGGTGGTTATGACCAGAGTACAGAAAATGAATTGGAAAAATGTGTATTATAAGTTTCTGGAAATTACCATCAGCGAAGCTCGGTGTCTTGAACTGCATATGGAGACCGACTGGATTCCTATAGCTCACTCAAAGCCTATCGGTGGAGACATAGTTCAGTACCTCCTACCTGGTGGGATTCCCAAATGTCCAGGTCTTTATGCCATTGGATACGAGGAACTAAGGAGCAAACCTGACAATGCAGTAGTTGATTTAGTTAATGATGGTAACTGTGAGTCTCCGGCGGGACATGCCTCGAAATCTGATCCAGTAactcctaaaatcaactattgTTATCTAGGTATTGCCGAAAGCATAACGTTACAGCAGTGCTTGTTCTTTCATTTCCAGTCCACCATCAAGAACCAAAGCAAAGAGTGGGCAAGTATCAATGGATTTTTAGCACAGAACTGTAAGGTGGAGCCTGGGGTATCCCCAAAAACCATCTACATCAAGTTTGTTGAGGTAGAGAGAGATTTTCTTTCTGCTGGGTCTTTAGTAGAGTGCCTGGAAAAAGCCATTGGTTACCCATTAAAGTTCAACAAATGA
- the MSANTD2 gene encoding myb/SANT-like DNA-binding domain-containing protein 2 isoform X2 has protein sequence MAAPCNSELPSEASSCLKIPKSEVLSPPSPGLSDGNRSLSNPSTPSRSSPLSAGVTGGGAAPAGLSGASPSVSFSTACRGMSWTPAETNALIAVWGNERLVEARYQQLEGAGTIFGTKAPGPAMYDRVSRALAELGYERTPSQCRERMKTLRRCYSRVKERGIGKRKSSYTFEQLERVFGQGGWDTQPCQPVLINSSGLYQEMESDGSTMEDYSQEDWGNHSQEIQGFPGEDLGVEKANISYLTPAPYHNTDELHAQGELPCGVFSGGNEAVEEIGKRSEEPEEIAVPKRPPKNREPAEDIQKREILQTIMHILESVQLKWELFQSWTDFSRLHLSNKLAIFGIGYNTRWKEDIRYHYAEISSQVPLGKRLREYFNPEKPEGRVVMTRVQKMNWKNVYYKFLEITISEARCLELHMETDWIPIAHSKPIGGDIVQYLLPGGIPKCPGLYAIGYEELRSKPDNAVVDLVNDGNCESPAGHASKSDPVTPKINYCYLGIAESITLQQCLFFHFQSTIKNQSKEWASINGFLAQNCKVEPGVSPKTIYIKFVEVERDFLSAGSLVECLEKAIGYPLKFNK, from the exons atggcggcgccctgtaaTTCGGAGCTTCCGTCCGAGGCTTCGTCTTGTCTAAAAATCCCGAAGAGCGAGGTTTTATCGCCGCCCTCCCCGGGGCTCAGCGATGGGAACCGCTCTTTGTCCAACCCGTCCACCCCAAGCCGTTCATCCCCTCTCAGCGCCGGTGTGACAGGCGGCGGGGCGGCCCCGGCGGGCCTGAGCGGGGCCTCCCCCTCCGTGTCCTTCTCCACAGCCTGCCGCGGCATGTCCTGGACCCCGGCCGAGACCAACGCACTCATCGCCGTGTGGGGGAACGAGAGGCTGGTGGAGGCGCGGTACCAGCAGCTCGAGGGCGCCGGTACCATCTTCGGGACCAAGGCGCCCGGGCCCGCCATGTACGACCGGGTGTCCCGGGCCCTGGCAGAGCTTGGCTATGAGCGCACCCCAAGCCAGTGCCGGGAGCGAATGAAG ACTCTCCGGAGATGCTACAGTCGTGTAAAAGAGCGTGGTATTGGCAAGAGGAAGAGTAGCTACACATTTGAGCAGCTGGAACGGGTTTTTGGACAAGGGGGTTGGGATACCCAGCCCTGTCAACCAGTGCTCATTAACAGTAGTGGCTTGTAccaggaaatggagtctgatggCAGCACCATGGAGGACTACTCTCAGGAGGACTGGGGGAACCACAGCCAGGAGATCCAGGGCTTTCCTGGGGAGGATTTGG GGGTAGAAAAGGCTAACATTTCATACTTGACACCTGCTCCATACCACAATACCGATGAGCTTCATGCACAAGGAGAGCTGCCGTGTGGAGTCTTCAGTGGAGGCAATGAGGCAGTGGAAGAAATTGGGAAGAGGTCGGAGGAGCCAG aagaaaTTGCTGTTCCTAAAAGACCTCCAAAGAATAGAGAGCCTGCTGAAGATATACA AAAAAGAGAAATACTGCAGACCATCATGCACATCTTAGAGTCCGTCCAGCTTAAATGGGAGCTTTTTCAAAGCTGGACAGATTTCTCAAGGTTGCACCTCTCAAACAAACTGGCAATATTTGGCATTGGATACAACACTCGGTGGAAAGAGGATATTCGATATCATTATGCAGAAATCAGTTCACAGGTTCCACTTGGAAAGCGACTGCGTGAGTACTTCAATCCTGAGAAGCCGGAGGGGCGGGTGGTTATGACCAGAGTACAGAAAATGAATTGGAAAAATGTGTATTATAAGTTTCTGGAAATTACCATCAGCGAAGCTCGGTGTCTTGAACTGCATATGGAGACCGACTGGATTCCTATAGCTCACTCAAAGCCTATCGGTGGAGACATAGTTCAGTACCTCCTACCTGGTGGGATTCCCAAATGTCCAGGTCTTTATGCCATTGGATACGAGGAACTAAGGAGCAAACCTGACAATGCAGTAGTTGATTTAGTTAATGATGGTAACTGTGAGTCTCCGGCGGGACATGCCTCGAAATCTGATCCAGTAactcctaaaatcaactattgTTATCTAGGTATTGCCGAAAGCATAACGTTACAGCAGTGCTTGTTCTTTCATTTCCAGTCCACCATCAAGAACCAAAGCAAAGAGTGGGCAAGTATCAATGGATTTTTAGCACAGAACTGTAAGGTGGAGCCTGGGGTATCCCCAAAAACCATCTACATCAAGTTTGTTGAGGTAGAGAGAGATTTTCTTTCTGCTGGGTCTTTAGTAGAGTGCCTGGAAAAAGCCATTGGTTACCCATTAAAGTTCAACAAATGA
- the MSANTD2 gene encoding myb/SANT-like DNA-binding domain-containing protein 2 isoform X4 produces MAAPCNSELPSEASSCLKIPKSEVLSPPSPGLSDGNRSLSNPSTPSRSSPLSAGVTGGGAAPAGLSGASPSVSFSTACRGMSWTPAETNALIAVWGNERLVEARYQQLEGAGTIFGTKAPGPAMYDRVSRALAELGYERTPSQCRERMKTLRRCYSRVKERGIGKRKSSYTFEQLERVFGQGGWDTQPCQPVLINSSGLYQEMESDGSTMEDYSQEDWGNHSQEIQGFPGEDLEEIAVPKRPPKNREPAEDIQKREILQTIMHILESVQLKWELFQSWTDFSRLHLSNKLAIFGIGYNTRWKEDIRYHYAEISSQVPLGKRLREYFNPEKPEGRVVMTRVQKMNWKNVYYKFLEITISEARCLELHMETDWIPIAHSKPIGGDIVQYLLPGGIPKCPGLYAIGYEELRSKPDNAVVDLVNDGNCESPAGHASKSDPVTPKINYCYLGIAESITLQQCLFFHFQSTIKNQSKEWASINGFLAQNCKVEPGVSPKTIYIKFVEVERDFLSAGSLVECLEKAIGYPLKFNK; encoded by the exons atggcggcgccctgtaaTTCGGAGCTTCCGTCCGAGGCTTCGTCTTGTCTAAAAATCCCGAAGAGCGAGGTTTTATCGCCGCCCTCCCCGGGGCTCAGCGATGGGAACCGCTCTTTGTCCAACCCGTCCACCCCAAGCCGTTCATCCCCTCTCAGCGCCGGTGTGACAGGCGGCGGGGCGGCCCCGGCGGGCCTGAGCGGGGCCTCCCCCTCCGTGTCCTTCTCCACAGCCTGCCGCGGCATGTCCTGGACCCCGGCCGAGACCAACGCACTCATCGCCGTGTGGGGGAACGAGAGGCTGGTGGAGGCGCGGTACCAGCAGCTCGAGGGCGCCGGTACCATCTTCGGGACCAAGGCGCCCGGGCCCGCCATGTACGACCGGGTGTCCCGGGCCCTGGCAGAGCTTGGCTATGAGCGCACCCCAAGCCAGTGCCGGGAGCGAATGAAG ACTCTCCGGAGATGCTACAGTCGTGTAAAAGAGCGTGGTATTGGCAAGAGGAAGAGTAGCTACACATTTGAGCAGCTGGAACGGGTTTTTGGACAAGGGGGTTGGGATACCCAGCCCTGTCAACCAGTGCTCATTAACAGTAGTGGCTTGTAccaggaaatggagtctgatggCAGCACCATGGAGGACTACTCTCAGGAGGACTGGGGGAACCACAGCCAGGAGATCCAGGGCTTTCCTGGGGAGGATTTGG aagaaaTTGCTGTTCCTAAAAGACCTCCAAAGAATAGAGAGCCTGCTGAAGATATACA AAAAAGAGAAATACTGCAGACCATCATGCACATCTTAGAGTCCGTCCAGCTTAAATGGGAGCTTTTTCAAAGCTGGACAGATTTCTCAAGGTTGCACCTCTCAAACAAACTGGCAATATTTGGCATTGGATACAACACTCGGTGGAAAGAGGATATTCGATATCATTATGCAGAAATCAGTTCACAGGTTCCACTTGGAAAGCGACTGCGTGAGTACTTCAATCCTGAGAAGCCGGAGGGGCGGGTGGTTATGACCAGAGTACAGAAAATGAATTGGAAAAATGTGTATTATAAGTTTCTGGAAATTACCATCAGCGAAGCTCGGTGTCTTGAACTGCATATGGAGACCGACTGGATTCCTATAGCTCACTCAAAGCCTATCGGTGGAGACATAGTTCAGTACCTCCTACCTGGTGGGATTCCCAAATGTCCAGGTCTTTATGCCATTGGATACGAGGAACTAAGGAGCAAACCTGACAATGCAGTAGTTGATTTAGTTAATGATGGTAACTGTGAGTCTCCGGCGGGACATGCCTCGAAATCTGATCCAGTAactcctaaaatcaactattgTTATCTAGGTATTGCCGAAAGCATAACGTTACAGCAGTGCTTGTTCTTTCATTTCCAGTCCACCATCAAGAACCAAAGCAAAGAGTGGGCAAGTATCAATGGATTTTTAGCACAGAACTGTAAGGTGGAGCCTGGGGTATCCCCAAAAACCATCTACATCAAGTTTGTTGAGGTAGAGAGAGATTTTCTTTCTGCTGGGTCTTTAGTAGAGTGCCTGGAAAAAGCCATTGGTTACCCATTAAAGTTCAACAAATGA